The window GTAAAGCTAGCTTCAACTGGATCGATCCCCTGCTGCTGGATCAACAGCTCACCGAAGAAGAACGCATGATCCGCGACACCGCTGAGCAATTCGCTCAGCAGAAGCTCGCGCCGCGTGTTCTCGAAGCTTTCCGCCATGAAAAGACCGACCCGGCAATCTTCCGCGAGATGGGAGAAGTAGGCCTGTTGGGCGCGACTATCCCTGAGCAGTATGGTGGCAGCGGCCTGAACTACGTCAGCTACGGCCTGATTGCCCGTGAAGTCGAACGCGTCGACTCCGGCTATCGCTCTATGATGAGTGTGCAGTCCTCGCTGGTCATGGTGCCGATCAATGAATTCGGCACCGAAGCGCAGAAGCAAAAGTACCTGCCGAAACTGGCTTCGGGTGAATGGATCGGTTGCTTTGGTCTGACCGAACCTGACCACGGCTCCGACCCAGGCGCGATGATTACTCGTGCCCGCAAAGTGGAAGGCGGCTACAGCCTGACCGGCAGCAAGATGTGGATCACCAACAGCCCGATCGCCGATGTGTTCGTCGTATGGGGCAAGGACGATGCGGGTGACATCCGTGGCTTCGTTCTGGAGAAGGGCTGGAAAGGCCTGAGCGCTCCAGCGATTCACGGCAAGGTCGGCCTGCGTGCATCCATCACGGGCGAGATCGTCATGGATAACGTGTTTGTCCCCGAAGAAAACATTTTCCCGGATGTGCGCGGTCTGAAAGGTCCGTTCACCTGCCTCAACTCCGCACGCTATGGCATCTCCTGGGGTGCGCTGGGTGCTGCCGAGTTCTGCTGGCATACCGCTCGCCAGTACACTCTGGATCGCAAGCAGTTCGGTCGCCCATTGGCCGCCACTCAGCTGATCCAGAAGAAGCTGGCCGACATGCAGACCGAGATCACCATGGCGCTGCAAGGCTGCCTGCGTCTGGGTCGTATGAAGGACGAGGGTACTGCAGCGGTAGAGATCACTTCGATGATGAAACGCAATTCCTGCGGCAAGTCCCTGGACATTGCTCGCATGGCGCGCGACATGCTGGGTGGTAACGGTATTTCCGATGAATTCGGTGTTGCTCGCCACTTGGTCAACCTGGAAGTGGTGAATACCTACGAAGGTACGCATGACGTCCATGCGCTGATCCTCGGTCGTGCGCAGACTGGCATTCAGGCGTTCTATTAATAGGAGAACGGCCATGGGCGCGCTTTCGCATCTACGGGTACTGGATTTATCGCGGGTGCTGGCTGGGCCTTGGGCCGGGCAGATCCTTGCTGACCTTGGCGCCGAAGTGATCAAGGTCGAGCGCCCGGGTAATGGCGATGACACGCGCGCCTGGGGGCCTCCCTTCCTTAAAGACGCTTATGGCGAGAACACTAGCGAGGCCGCCTATTACTTGTCGGCCAATCGCAACAAGCAATCGGTCACCATCGACTTCACTCGGCCTGAAGGGCAGAAGCTGGTGCGTGATCTGGCGGCGAAGTCGGACATCCTGATCGAGAACTTCAAGGTCGGTGGGTTGGCGGCCTATGGTTTGGACTATGAGTCGCTAAAAGCGATTAATCCAAATCTGATTTATTGCTCGATTACCGGGTTTGGTCAGACCGGCCCTTATGCCAAGCGCGCAGGTTATGACTTCATGATCCAGGGGTTGGGCGGCCTGATGAGTCTGACGGGGCGACCCGAGGGGGATGAGGGTGCCGGGCCGGTGAAGGTTGGCGTGGCGCTGACGGACATTTTGACCGGTCTCTATTCCACTGTGGCGATCCTTGCAGCGCTTGCGCATCGGGATCATGACGGTGGCGGTCAGCATATTGATATGGCGTTGCTGGATGTTCAGGTGGCTTGCCTGGCTAACCAGGCAATGAATTACCTGACTACCGGCAATGCTCCTAAGCGCCTGGGCAATGCTCATCCGAATATCGTGCCTTATCAGGACTTTCCTACGGCGGATGGAGACTTCATCCTCACCGTGGGTAATGACGGGCAGTTTCGCAAATTCGCTGAAGTGGCTGGACAGCCGCAATGGGCAGATGATCCACGCTTTGCGACCAATAAATTGCGGGTGGCGAATCGCGCGGAGTTGATCCCACTTATTCGCCAGGCGACTGTATTCAAGACGACTGCTGAGTGGGTGCTGCAGCTGGAGCAGGCAGGTGTGCCGTGCGGGCCGATCAATGATCTGGCTCAGATGTTTGCTGATCCTCAGGTTAAGGCGCGCGGGTTGGCCATCGAACTGCCCCATGTGCTGGCCGGGATGGTGCCGCAAGTGGCGAGTCCGATTCGCCTGTCCGAAACGCCTGTGGAGTATCGCAATGCACCTCCTCTATTAGGGGAGCATACGCTGGAGGTTCTGCAGCGGGTGTTGGGTCTGGATGCTGGTGCTGTGGCGGCATTCAAAGAGGCCGGAGTGCTCTGAGGACTTCTTCTATATAGAAGAAGTGGTTTGGTCTTCTATATAGAAGAGGGTGTGAGCTGTTTTGAGCGCTCTGCAAGTACTTGATAGAAAAATGCAATTAGGGGTTGACGGCAGATCCTGGAAGTCTATAATTCGCCCCACTTCCGGCGCAGTCGAAACGGAAAACTCCTTGGTAAACAATGAGTTATGCGGTTTTCGGCAGCGAGTTGCTTCAGGTCATCGAAGTCCAGAAGGAGTTGAAAGAGCGAGGTGGTTTGGCTCTTTTGACGGTTCGATCTTCTCGGTCGAAAGCGGTGTAAAAGAGGTGTT of the Pseudomonas frederiksbergensis genome contains:
- a CDS encoding acyl-CoA dehydrogenase, giving the protein MGGKASFNWIDPLLLDQQLTEEERMIRDTAEQFAQQKLAPRVLEAFRHEKTDPAIFREMGEVGLLGATIPEQYGGSGLNYVSYGLIAREVERVDSGYRSMMSVQSSLVMVPINEFGTEAQKQKYLPKLASGEWIGCFGLTEPDHGSDPGAMITRARKVEGGYSLTGSKMWITNSPIADVFVVWGKDDAGDIRGFVLEKGWKGLSAPAIHGKVGLRASITGEIVMDNVFVPEENIFPDVRGLKGPFTCLNSARYGISWGALGAAEFCWHTARQYTLDRKQFGRPLAATQLIQKKLADMQTEITMALQGCLRLGRMKDEGTAAVEITSMMKRNSCGKSLDIARMARDMLGGNGISDEFGVARHLVNLEVVNTYEGTHDVHALILGRAQTGIQAFY
- a CDS encoding CaiB/BaiF CoA transferase family protein, coding for MGALSHLRVLDLSRVLAGPWAGQILADLGAEVIKVERPGNGDDTRAWGPPFLKDAYGENTSEAAYYLSANRNKQSVTIDFTRPEGQKLVRDLAAKSDILIENFKVGGLAAYGLDYESLKAINPNLIYCSITGFGQTGPYAKRAGYDFMIQGLGGLMSLTGRPEGDEGAGPVKVGVALTDILTGLYSTVAILAALAHRDHDGGGQHIDMALLDVQVACLANQAMNYLTTGNAPKRLGNAHPNIVPYQDFPTADGDFILTVGNDGQFRKFAEVAGQPQWADDPRFATNKLRVANRAELIPLIRQATVFKTTAEWVLQLEQAGVPCGPINDLAQMFADPQVKARGLAIELPHVLAGMVPQVASPIRLSETPVEYRNAPPLLGEHTLEVLQRVLGLDAGAVAAFKEAGVL